Proteins found in one Candidatus Deferrimicrobiaceae bacterium genomic segment:
- a CDS encoding CBS and ACT domain-containing protein, giving the protein MIVAKRMMRNPLFVDENDSMKKAMDIMKEREIRHLPVMKGREKLVGIVTERDIKQASPSLATSLEIREIYYLLDKVKVKQIMTRRVYTVSSNASIEEAALIMREKKIGCLPVVDGGKLVGILTETDILDAFLDSLGVHGPGYRVELALPNKTGILFEVLKLIKDFDANIVSVASASHEDPGMKILILRIETKNYKMLKAALKKSGYEILSAD; this is encoded by the coding sequence ATGATTGTCGCCAAGAGAATGATGCGGAACCCGTTATTCGTGGACGAGAATGATTCGATGAAGAAGGCGATGGACATCATGAAAGAGAGGGAAATCCGGCATCTCCCGGTGATGAAGGGAAGGGAAAAGCTCGTGGGGATCGTCACCGAGAGGGACATCAAGCAGGCCTCGCCCTCTCTCGCCACGTCCCTGGAGATCCGCGAGATCTACTACCTCCTCGACAAGGTCAAGGTGAAACAGATCATGACGCGGAGAGTGTATACGGTGTCCTCCAACGCCTCCATCGAGGAGGCGGCCCTGATCATGCGGGAGAAGAAGATCGGATGCCTCCCCGTCGTGGATGGCGGAAAGCTGGTCGGCATCCTGACCGAGACCGATATCCTCGATGCGTTTCTCGATTCGCTGGGGGTCCACGGGCCGGGATACCGGGTCGAGCTGGCCCTGCCGAACAAGACCGGAATCCTCTTCGAGGTGCTCAAGCTCATCAAGGACTTCGACGCGAACATCGTATCGGTGGCGAGCGCCTCCCACGAAGACCCGGGGATGAAGATCCTCATTCTCCGGATCGAAACGAAGAACTACAAGATGCTCAAGGCCGCCCTCAAAAAGAGCGGCTACGAGATTCTCTCGGCGGATTGA
- the nifU gene encoding Fe-S cluster assembly scaffold protein NifU yields the protein MASGPYSAKVMDHFMNPRNVGEIEEASGVGEVGNPACGDMMRLYLKVEGGKVVDAKFRTFGCGAAIASSSILTEMIKGKTIEEAEEITNQHVADALDGLPAVKIHCSVMAEEAVKAALEDYRKKNPA from the coding sequence ATGGCGAGCGGACCGTACAGCGCGAAGGTAATGGACCACTTCATGAATCCGAGGAACGTCGGCGAGATCGAGGAGGCCAGCGGCGTCGGCGAGGTGGGCAACCCGGCCTGCGGGGACATGATGCGCCTCTATCTCAAAGTCGAGGGAGGGAAGGTCGTGGACGCGAAGTTCCGCACGTTCGGATGCGGGGCCGCCATCGCCTCCAGTTCCATACTGACGGAGATGATCAAGGGGAAGACGATCGAGGAGGCGGAGGAGATCACGAACCAGCACGTCGCCGATGCCCTCGACGGTCTCCCGGCCGTCAAGATCCATTGCTCGGTCATGGCCGAGGAGGCGGTGAAGGCCGCCCTGGAAGATTACCGGAAGAAGAACCCCGCCTGA
- a CDS encoding TlpA disulfide reductase family protein, which translates to MRKNPLLLAGVLVLVSATALPLSRCTQSENPAGRGGTSNGFALRAGANAPPFSLRDISGNIVQSSNLLGKPLAINFFTTWCPPCREEIPGFVDVYNKYKEQGFELVGISLDTDTRENLPSFVMTYRIGYRILLGDLDTARAYGGVYSLPTTFFIGKDGRIRNVHVGYLDRDAFDREVRNLL; encoded by the coding sequence ATGAGGAAAAACCCCCTTCTGCTGGCCGGGGTTCTGGTCCTGGTGTCCGCGACTGCCCTTCCGCTCTCCCGGTGCACGCAGAGCGAAAACCCTGCCGGGAGAGGGGGAACGTCGAACGGCTTTGCCCTCAGGGCGGGGGCGAACGCTCCGCCCTTTTCGCTCAGGGACATCAGCGGCAACATCGTCCAATCGTCGAACCTTCTGGGAAAACCCTTGGCGATCAACTTTTTCACCACGTGGTGCCCCCCCTGCCGGGAGGAGATCCCGGGATTCGTGGACGTCTACAACAAATACAAGGAACAAGGGTTCGAACTCGTGGGGATATCCCTCGACACCGACACCCGGGAGAACCTTCCGTCCTTCGTCATGACGTACCGGATCGGGTACCGGATCCTTCTGGGGGATCTCGACACGGCGAGAGCCTACGGCGGAGTCTACTCCCTGCCGACCACTTTCTTCATCGGGAAGGACGGCAGGATCAGGAACGTTCACGTGGGGTACCTGGATCGGGACGCGTTCGACCGGGAGGTTCGGAATCTGCTTTAG
- a CDS encoding methyltransferase dimerization domain-containing protein, which yields MKVTTVEDLMEMAHGYQRSMVLFAALDLGVFSSLSEGPSDALRLARRIVADPRRLSILLNALVGVGLLGKKGKTYRNGEIASRFLAGGPLSKASILLHHLGCWPEWTTLSGKIRAGGKAPGKRKGYQENFIRGMEDNARERAVSVAKRFPLREG from the coding sequence GTGAAGGTTACGACGGTCGAAGACCTCATGGAGATGGCCCACGGATACCAGCGTTCCATGGTCCTGTTCGCGGCGCTCGATCTCGGCGTCTTTTCCTCCCTGTCCGAAGGACCCTCCGACGCTCTCCGCCTGGCCCGGCGCATCGTAGCCGATCCCCGTCGCCTCTCCATCCTGCTGAACGCCCTCGTGGGAGTGGGGCTTCTCGGGAAGAAGGGAAAGACCTACCGGAACGGGGAAATTGCCTCCCGGTTCCTCGCGGGCGGCCCCCTGTCGAAGGCGTCCATCCTGCTGCACCACCTGGGCTGCTGGCCGGAGTGGACGACCCTTTCCGGCAAGATCCGGGCGGGCGGAAAAGCCCCCGGAAAGCGAAAAGGGTACCAGGAGAATTTCATCCGGGGAATGGAGGACAATGCCCGGGAGAGGGCCGTCTCCGTGGCGAAGCGATTCCCCCTGCGGGAGGG
- a CDS encoding cysteine desulfurase family protein, with translation MAHIFFDHISTTPLDPRVLEAMMPYLTERYGNPSSHIHDQGQQALKAVDAARAEVAGLVHAKPQEIVFTSGATEANNLAIKGAAEASGKTGKHVVVSEVEHFSVLNALTFLRNRGYEVTTLATDTDGRVDPDDVRRAIRPDTVLVSVMHANAEIGTIEPIGEIGRITREQEVLFHTDATASAGHIPLDLRAVGADLVTLSAHNFYGPKGTGALVVREGVRLESQIDGGFQEMGYRAGTENVPGIMGMGRAAGIAAAEMGEWVSHLTRLEKRLREGIASSIEHLHFTGHPTDRLPGHVSFWVEYAEGESLLLFLNVHGVMAASGSACSSNLKGRDEEDLIASHVLRAIGVPSDICTGSITFSMGKGNTEQEVDHVLSVLPGIVRRLWEMSPTYLDYQKKILQGG, from the coding sequence TTGGCGCACATCTTCTTCGACCATATCTCCACCACGCCCCTCGACCCCCGCGTGCTCGAGGCGATGATGCCGTACCTCACCGAGCGGTACGGCAACCCGTCATCGCACATCCATGACCAGGGGCAACAGGCGCTCAAAGCGGTGGACGCCGCCCGGGCGGAGGTCGCCGGACTCGTCCATGCGAAGCCGCAGGAGATCGTCTTCACCTCCGGCGCGACCGAGGCGAACAACCTGGCGATCAAGGGCGCGGCGGAAGCGAGCGGGAAAACGGGGAAGCACGTGGTGGTCTCCGAGGTGGAGCACTTCTCCGTCCTGAACGCCCTGACCTTCCTTCGCAACCGGGGATACGAGGTTACGACCCTTGCGACCGACACCGACGGGAGGGTGGACCCGGACGATGTGCGGCGGGCCATCCGGCCCGACACCGTTCTCGTCTCGGTGATGCACGCCAACGCGGAGATCGGCACCATCGAGCCGATCGGGGAAATCGGTCGGATCACGAGAGAGCAGGAAGTGCTGTTCCACACGGACGCGACGGCGTCGGCAGGCCACATTCCGCTCGATCTCCGGGCGGTGGGAGCGGACCTGGTGACGCTTTCGGCGCACAATTTCTACGGGCCCAAGGGGACCGGGGCCCTCGTGGTGCGGGAGGGAGTCCGGCTCGAATCCCAGATCGACGGCGGCTTCCAGGAGATGGGCTACCGCGCCGGAACGGAAAATGTGCCCGGAATCATGGGGATGGGTCGGGCGGCCGGGATCGCCGCCGCGGAGATGGGGGAGTGGGTGTCGCACCTTACGCGACTGGAGAAGAGGCTGCGCGAAGGCATCGCCTCCTCCATCGAGCATCTCCACTTCACCGGCCACCCCACCGACCGGCTCCCGGGTCACGTGAGCTTCTGGGTCGAGTACGCGGAGGGGGAGTCGCTTCTGCTGTTCCTGAACGTCCATGGCGTGATGGCGGCCTCGGGGTCGGCGTGCAGCTCGAACCTGAAAGGGCGGGACGAGGAGGACCTGATCGCCTCCCATGTGCTCCGGGCGATCGGCGTCCCGAGCGACATCTGCACGGGATCGATCACCTTCAGCATGGGGAAGGGGAACACCGAGCAGGAGGTGGACCACGTCCTGTCCGTCCTGCCGGGGATCGTCAGGCGGCTGTGGGAGATGTCGCCCACCTATCTGGACTACCAGAAGAAGATCCTGCAGGGAGGGTAA
- a CDS encoding ferritin family protein: MKTSNPVDVMRMALEREKAAVRDYSEFAKTAKEPSIREMFLFLVEEEKKHVKLLQDEIDREVNQEM, from the coding sequence ATGAAGACATCGAATCCCGTTGACGTGATGCGGATGGCGCTGGAGCGCGAGAAGGCGGCGGTCCGGGACTACTCGGAATTCGCCAAGACGGCCAAGGAGCCGTCGATCCGGGAGATGTTCCTCTTCCTCGTGGAGGAGGAGAAAAAGCACGTGAAGCTCCTTCAGGACGAGATCGACCGGGAGGTCAACCAGGAGATGTAG
- the cysS gene encoding cysteine--tRNA ligase codes for MLSLYDTVSRKKVPLAPLRPGRVGIYTCGPTVYRFVHIGNLRTYLLTDLLLRAVRFAGLTPFSVQNITDMGHMHQDRLEQAEDKVIAAARAAGKTAREIAEFFTAAFFRDCRRMNFLPSDVSPRASAHVPEMIALAKTLEEKGVTYGEGGYLYFDVRKAQGYGQLSGAALGEGEAAGRTDSAIHRKKKRPEDFSLWLAAEPGREFRWESPWGLGWPGWHIECAAMAGKYLGPEFDIHVGGVDLRFPHHENSRAMAMTATGGRFASLWVHASHLLVEGRKMSKSLRNEYTLDDLEARGVRPIDFRYHCLTLQYRTPMNFTWEAQAASARALARLKEAFASEGEAAGGAPWGGEAQEYRRRFREAIGDDLNAPRALAVVHEAARSGLSGEERRALAGEWDAVLGLGLLAEGSGEAVPEEVRPEEAAPGEVADLAMRRDRCRRERRFAEADVLRERIRAAGYDVIDVKDGPSTIVRGGIH; via the coding sequence ATGCTTTCCCTCTACGACACCGTATCCCGAAAGAAGGTCCCCCTCGCCCCCTTGCGGCCGGGCCGCGTCGGGATCTATACGTGCGGCCCGACCGTATACCGCTTTGTCCACATCGGGAACCTGCGGACCTATCTGCTGACGGACCTGCTCCTGCGGGCCGTCCGGTTCGCGGGCCTGACGCCTTTCTCCGTGCAGAACATCACCGACATGGGACACATGCACCAGGATCGTCTCGAGCAGGCGGAGGACAAGGTGATCGCCGCCGCGCGGGCCGCGGGGAAGACGGCGCGGGAGATCGCGGAGTTCTTCACCGCGGCGTTTTTCCGGGATTGCCGGAGGATGAACTTTCTCCCCTCCGACGTCTCTCCGCGCGCGTCGGCCCACGTCCCCGAGATGATCGCGTTGGCGAAGACGCTGGAGGAGAAGGGGGTGACGTACGGAGAGGGCGGGTACCTCTATTTCGACGTGAGGAAGGCGCAAGGGTACGGGCAGCTCTCCGGCGCGGCCCTGGGGGAGGGAGAGGCGGCAGGCCGGACGGACAGCGCGATCCATCGGAAAAAAAAGCGCCCGGAGGACTTCTCTCTGTGGCTTGCGGCGGAGCCGGGACGGGAGTTTCGCTGGGAGAGCCCGTGGGGGCTTGGCTGGCCCGGATGGCACATCGAGTGCGCGGCGATGGCGGGGAAGTACCTGGGCCCGGAGTTCGACATCCACGTGGGGGGGGTGGATCTGCGCTTTCCCCATCACGAAAACTCCCGGGCGATGGCGATGACGGCCACCGGCGGGCGATTCGCCTCCCTCTGGGTGCACGCGTCGCATCTGCTCGTCGAGGGGCGCAAGATGTCCAAATCGCTCCGGAACGAATACACGCTCGACGATCTCGAGGCCCGGGGCGTGCGCCCGATCGATTTCCGGTACCACTGCCTCACCCTCCAGTACCGGACGCCGATGAACTTCACCTGGGAGGCGCAGGCGGCATCCGCCAGGGCGCTTGCGAGGCTTAAGGAGGCGTTCGCCTCGGAGGGGGAGGCGGCCGGCGGAGCTCCCTGGGGCGGAGAGGCGCAGGAGTACCGGCGCCGCTTCCGCGAGGCGATCGGGGACGACCTGAACGCCCCCCGGGCGCTTGCCGTCGTGCACGAGGCGGCCCGCTCGGGGCTATCCGGCGAGGAGCGGCGGGCGCTTGCCGGGGAGTGGGACGCGGTGCTCGGGCTGGGGCTTCTCGCGGAGGGCTCCGGGGAGGCGGTTCCGGAGGAGGTGCGGCCGGAGGAGGCCGCACCGGGAGAGGTGGCCGACCTCGCGATGCGCCGGGACCGGTGCCGTCGCGAGCGCAGGTTCGCGGAGGCGGACGTGTTGAGGGAAAGGATCCGCGCGGCCGGCTACGACGTCATCGACGTCAAGGACGGCCCGTCAACGATCGTCAGGGGAGGCATTCATTAG
- a CDS encoding LysM peptidoglycan-binding domain-containing protein: MIRYAPVVLAVLLLASGSRGEEAERPRIYLEKKIFEETSMGRKTFYEVHTISKGDTLWKILSEKSPLFPADYPSLLREFLRANPDVKDPGKLVPGQRILIPAALGMKTARLVETGKTVAYQIRRGDSLSGISAARGVQRGDLSRYLAAVKELNDSIRDVNMIMAGKTILLPTGEYFEKKPVAVAEKAPEVPSPAPPAVEETPAPAASAVAQRQDLAPEPEEQPAAQPKSRVAEPSPAPPAVEEIPAPAASALALTQEVGPQPEAQPAVKPESRVAEPAPAPPVSRERPAPAVALTREVAPEPGGEALQAAKPESRVAVQASPAPETPAVVIGPKAKEPAPPPLPQPKPPYRGLLADLTRGLGEKWVDRGTLYLPIPSGGEVVLNLEEYPVVRFSGGIHALIDFRGALPAEVRRLITETWKNYRVVRMDGASGAEEMVDRLLGASGYYSVKEGIAHPPVIGESVSVTLPARWVVLRTSQSLLNGEIILIKKVPEKPASELTAVLRYADRVGIRVLPFSFDPSANEGFLAGWEPAKKAGEEAPRNSLPQEGLEALDFSLDLLGIPKTEGKRIRIGGGGDSFLLTIQPERIFEAGGKRFVVDTGKMSPALRTIIQNSGYGVFVAGKGETGRSILQGLLAVAKIPVEERKEYLLAGGEGKGFEVRATGTFFTSREWLAGRKAREVVLVRGKVHSATRDLAKEIGVEIVEW; encoded by the coding sequence ATGATCCGGTACGCACCGGTGGTTCTGGCGGTTCTCCTTTTGGCCTCCGGTTCACGGGGCGAGGAGGCCGAGCGCCCGAGGATCTATCTCGAGAAGAAGATCTTCGAGGAGACCTCGATGGGGCGGAAGACCTTCTACGAGGTGCACACGATCTCGAAAGGGGATACGCTCTGGAAGATCTTGAGCGAAAAGTCCCCGCTCTTCCCGGCGGACTATCCCTCCCTGCTCCGCGAGTTCCTGCGGGCCAACCCGGATGTGAAGGATCCCGGGAAGCTCGTCCCCGGCCAGAGGATCCTCATCCCGGCCGCCCTCGGCATGAAGACCGCCCGCCTGGTGGAAACCGGGAAAACGGTCGCTTACCAGATCCGGCGGGGGGATTCCCTCTCGGGAATATCGGCCGCACGGGGAGTCCAAAGGGGGGACCTCTCCCGGTATCTGGCCGCCGTGAAGGAACTGAACGATTCCATTCGCGACGTGAACATGATCATGGCCGGGAAGACCATCCTGCTTCCCACCGGGGAGTATTTCGAGAAGAAGCCGGTGGCCGTCGCCGAGAAGGCGCCGGAAGTTCCCTCCCCCGCACCGCCGGCAGTCGAGGAGACCCCCGCGCCCGCGGCGTCCGCGGTTGCGCAGAGACAGGACCTTGCGCCGGAGCCGGAGGAACAACCGGCGGCGCAACCTAAGTCCCGGGTGGCGGAACCCTCCCCCGCACCGCCGGCCGTCGAGGAGATCCCCGCCCCCGCGGCATCCGCCCTGGCGCTGACGCAGGAGGTCGGCCCGCAGCCGGAGGCACAGCCGGCGGTGAAACCGGAGTCCCGGGTGGCGGAACCCGCCCCCGCACCGCCGGTCTCCCGGGAGAGGCCGGCCCCCGCGGTAGCGCTGACGCGGGAGGTGGCGCCGGAACCCGGGGGGGAAGCGCTGCAGGCGGCGAAGCCGGAGTCCCGGGTCGCGGTGCAAGCGTCCCCCGCTCCGGAAACGCCCGCCGTGGTGATCGGACCAAAGGCGAAGGAGCCGGCGCCTCCTCCGCTTCCCCAGCCGAAGCCGCCTTACCGCGGACTGCTGGCGGACCTGACGAGGGGACTGGGGGAAAAGTGGGTCGACCGCGGGACGCTCTACCTTCCGATCCCGTCGGGAGGGGAGGTCGTGCTCAATCTCGAGGAGTACCCCGTCGTGCGTTTTTCCGGGGGAATCCATGCGCTGATCGACTTCCGGGGCGCCCTGCCGGCGGAGGTTCGCCGCCTGATCACGGAGACGTGGAAGAATTACCGCGTGGTACGGATGGACGGGGCTTCCGGCGCGGAGGAGATGGTGGACCGCCTGCTCGGCGCCTCCGGATACTACTCCGTCAAGGAAGGGATTGCTCATCCACCGGTCATCGGGGAATCGGTGTCGGTAACCCTGCCCGCCCGGTGGGTGGTCCTGCGGACGAGCCAGAGCCTGCTCAACGGCGAGATCATCCTCATCAAGAAGGTTCCGGAGAAGCCCGCCTCCGAGCTCACCGCGGTTCTTCGGTATGCCGATCGGGTCGGGATCCGGGTGCTGCCGTTCTCGTTCGACCCCTCCGCGAACGAAGGGTTTCTCGCCGGGTGGGAGCCGGCAAAGAAGGCGGGAGAGGAAGCCCCCCGGAATTCCCTGCCGCAGGAAGGTCTCGAGGCGCTGGATTTCTCCCTCGATCTGCTGGGCATTCCGAAGACGGAAGGAAAACGGATCCGTATCGGCGGGGGAGGGGATTCCTTCCTCCTGACCATCCAGCCGGAGAGGATCTTCGAGGCGGGAGGGAAGCGATTCGTGGTGGACACCGGGAAAATGTCCCCCGCCCTCCGCACGATCATCCAGAACTCGGGGTACGGTGTCTTCGTCGCGGGGAAGGGCGAGACCGGCAGGTCGATTCTTCAGGGACTCCTCGCCGTCGCCAAGATCCCCGTCGAGGAGAGGAAGGAATACCTCCTTGCCGGGGGAGAGGGAAAGGGCTTCGAGGTGCGCGCGACGGGGACGTTTTTCACCTCTCGCGAATGGCTGGCGGGGAGGAAGGCCCGTGAGGTGGTCCTCGTCCGGGGGAAAGTGCACTCCGCCACGAGAGACCTGGCGAAAGAAATCGGTGTGGAAATCGTGGAGTGGTAG
- a CDS encoding ferritin family protein: MAEWTREEVLRLALRHEMENFGEYKKASEEAQNPAIRAMFRFLADEEKNHIKLIRDKMTEFRVKE; the protein is encoded by the coding sequence ATGGCAGAGTGGACGAGGGAAGAGGTGCTGCGGCTGGCGCTCCGGCACGAGATGGAGAATTTCGGGGAGTACAAGAAGGCCTCGGAAGAAGCGCAGAATCCGGCGATCCGGGCGATGTTCCGCTTCCTGGCGGACGAGGAGAAGAACCACATCAAGCTGATCCGGGACAAGATGACCGAGTTCCGGGTGAAGGAGTAG
- a CDS encoding NifU family protein — protein MRTDVEKVLGKIRPALQADGGDVELVDVEGGVVKVRLTGACGGCPMANITLKNGIEALLKEEIPSVDRVESV, from the coding sequence ATGAGAACGGATGTGGAGAAGGTACTGGGCAAAATTCGCCCGGCCCTGCAGGCGGACGGGGGGGACGTGGAGCTCGTCGACGTCGAAGGCGGAGTCGTGAAGGTGCGTCTGACCGGTGCGTGCGGGGGATGTCCCATGGCCAACATAACGTTGAAGAACGGAATCGAGGCGTTGCTGAAAGAGGAGATTCCCTCGGTCGACCGGGTGGAATCCGTATAA
- a CDS encoding ferritin family protein, whose protein sequence is MLDLNEIEILGVALAHETRARIFYERLARRQGDTPVGDLFAFLAEEEEGHIRKLSAKHGIPAFEAGWEEKYLPYLIDLDRLAWEEGVEAGGAEGPDAQRKGLSVAKKAEVHAIAFYHQAAKTVEDVNTRGLLSDLESEERIHLAKIEAHLKELQEPRGAIPRSGGRHEDIESR, encoded by the coding sequence ATGCTGGACCTGAACGAAATCGAGATCCTGGGGGTCGCCCTGGCCCACGAAACGCGGGCGAGAATCTTTTACGAGCGGCTGGCCCGCCGACAGGGGGACACCCCGGTGGGGGACCTGTTCGCCTTCCTCGCGGAGGAGGAGGAGGGGCACATCCGAAAACTCTCCGCGAAGCACGGGATCCCCGCGTTCGAAGCGGGCTGGGAGGAGAAGTACCTGCCGTACCTCATCGATCTGGACCGGCTCGCCTGGGAGGAAGGGGTCGAGGCGGGAGGAGCCGAAGGGCCCGACGCGCAGCGGAAGGGGCTCTCCGTCGCGAAGAAGGCGGAAGTGCACGCCATCGCCTTCTATCACCAGGCAGCGAAAACGGTCGAGGACGTCAATACGCGGGGTCTCCTGTCCGACCTGGAATCCGAGGAAAGGATCCACCTCGCGAAGATCGAGGCGCACCTGAAAGAACTGCAAGAGCCCCGCGGGGCAATCCCCCGATCCGGAGGAAGGCATGAAGACATCGAATCCCGTTGA